The Juglans regia cultivar Chandler chromosome 1, Walnut 2.0, whole genome shotgun sequence nucleotide sequence agagatcaTTAGAGGAacttaaagttttattttatactaCTCTATGTACCTGGGTCATTgctgttgattttaatggcatggaccttcatgactttcttatttctttggcGCCTTCCTAGCTAGGGCACACTGTGTATTTTCTTATGTGTATCAGGCTTTGCCTTATTCTTTGATTAATATAGTTTTGTTTACCTAtcgaaaaaaaagagagaaggcaTCCCAGGGGTTCTTTGTAAGCTGGACATGGAAAAAGCTTACAACCACGTGTGTTGGGATTTTCTCTTTTACATGCTCaggagatgtggctttggggacAGGTGGTGTGAATGGATCAAACATTGTGTTTCAACTGCTCGATTTTCTGTATTAGTTAATGGCAAATCATGTAGATTTTTTCAGACTTCgaggggtttgagacaagggaCTCGTTatccccttttctttttgtcattgttatggaggcattgagttGATTGGTGGAGGCTGCAATAAGAGGGGGCTTTATTACTAGTTTTTCGGTGGGTAACAATAGTAATGGTGCCAGTCCCATTTCCCACTTATTATTTGCGGAcgatacttttattttttgtgatgtagATTGTGGTCAGATTCAAGCCTTAAGGGttgttttgttatgttttgaagcggtTTCGGGACTCAAGGTGAATTTGGGGAAGTCAGAACTGGTACCGGTGGGGGACGTGAGGAATATTAACTTTCTTGCGGACTTGCTAGCCTGCCAAGTTGCCtctcttcctatgaaatatcttgagCTTCCTTTGGGGGCATCTTTCAAAGCAAAGAGTATTTGGGACAGTGTggtagagaagattgagaaaagattgTCGAGTTGGAAGCGGTTATATCTATCAAAAGGGGGGAGATTAACACTTATCAAAAGCACCCTCTCCAATCTTTCTACTTactatctttctctctttccactaCCGGTGGGAGTGGCAAACCGGATGGAAAAATTGTTTAGAGCATTTTTGTGGGGTGGCGTGGGGGAGAACAAATTTCATCTTGTGAGTTGGCAAAGGTTGAGCTGTCCGCTTGTGAATGGTAGTTTGGGGGTGcaaaatttgagtatttttaataagGCATTATTaggaaagtggttgtggagatatcaaATGGAAGGGAACTCATTATGGAGAGAGAGCGTTATTGATCGGAAGTATGGAAGTGAGTGGGGGGGGGATGGTGCTCTAAGGAGGGTAGGGGGCCGTATGGTGCTAGCCTATAGAAATTCATTAAATGGGGGTGGAACATTTTTGAAAAACATCTCAAGTTCAAGGTGGGTCACGGAGCAAGAACCCGTTTTTGGTTCGACGTATGGTGTGGTGAGAGACCTCTTTACACTGTTTTTCCGGTCGTTTACAGCTTGGTTGGAAACCAGCAGGCAGCAGTTTCAGAGGTGTTGTCTCGTGTAAATGGGACTGAATGTTACTTTCACTAGAAATGCTCAGGATTGGGAACTTGATGAGCTTGAAGGTTTTTTCAGCTACCAGTATTCAGTGAAGTTGGGAGGTAATGGGAGTGATTGCATGCTGTGGAAACATACGGGGAGCAAGAAGTTTGCTGTTAAATCGTTTTACAAGGTTTTGATAGTCCAACAGCCTAACTCttttccatggaagagcatatggAGGGTTTTTGTGCCGTCTAAAGTCACTTGAACGGAAAGGAATAATAGGTGTTTCAACAACAAGGAGCATGCAGTGGGAGAAATCTGGAATTTATTTGTATTCTCACTTTTACAGTGGTTTTCTGTTATTGTACTAAAGGgcgggaatgttcatgagtttttgtctacttttcagctttctagaatgtaattaggtgtctcattttgtataattcctgtgtacatgggcattgcctagtttcactcgattcaataaaatttcttacttataaaaaaaaaaatgttaactGAGGTTTCAAGAGTTGATAGGCACTTCAATTTTCCAGGCAAAGGTAGTCAATAGCCACTTGTGGAGAATCACCATTAAACACATGACCGCAATTACTCTCAATATCTCATCTCACCAGCCTAACAAAATCTGGTAACTAAAAGTAACTTTTAACTAACAAAAAAGCTCCAATACACACACAGATTTCCAAAGAAGCTTATTCTTTTTAAGATATAGTTAAATATGACAACAATTTTCAGCAAATATAATCCATGATAAGTTTGCCACTTGCCacaaaataagttttttgaTAGGATTATAGACTTAGCATGAATGACACTTACCTTGAGAATAAAGATCCTTCAACCTCAAAGATGACATCTGTAATGATCCAATTATCAGGGTAAGGCTTACCACTTGGTGCAAAATAATAACCAACCTGTATTATCATTGGCAAGATACCAAAACTATCATTCAAAATGGTAACCAGCTAGAAGATAGAACAGGCAATGACAAACCCCTAGCCATAGGAAAGATATAGCTTTGGATGCATATAACCTAATTAGCTGTCCAGAAAGTCACTAAAACTGATCTAAAAATGTGGAGTTTAAATAACCACTGAATACAAGAACTTACTAGAGAAATTATGATCCAATACAACttagcaaagaaaaaaattatgatgcaATACAAAATCTCTAATTGTCTAAACTAAAGAGGCAAACATACATTCGCCCATATGATTTCAGGAATATACACACATGTTTACTAGAACTCATCAAGAAACTAAAATCTATTGTTTCTAGGTCAGTATAATACCCACTATAGACCTTAGGATATCAAAGGAAAAGGAACAAATTTAACTAATGGTTTAAGTAGCACTCTCTAAAATTGAAGGTGTCCTTttgattaaaacaaaattttaaggATTACATGTTtctcttttaagaaaaatataaatctgTACTATGAAGAACACAATTTTACCTCAGTCTTCGAATCTATTCCATAGAcacaaaaaacattttttataggTGGTCTGTCCCAAGGTGTAAGTGGATTCAAAACAGGATCACCATGATATGACCTGAAATGCACAGCATTGTGAACACAGGCTATTGAAAATAGAACCAGAAAGCAACACCATCCTATGCtttccagaataataaaaaataaaagagaaggtaAAAGAATCTAGCATTAGAAATTCTAATCAATATAGCATTTGGTATTTATGAATCAGCAACTACTGAGAACTGATTGCAGGCACAGATAGAGAAGGGCATCAGCAATGTAACAATCCAAaaaaggcccaagccacatctgagtttgtatttcaaaattacTAGGTAAGGCTTCTATTGAAGCTCCTTGGAATCATTATGAACCATAAGAATTTCTCCCTCCCAAGTAATATGGGATCCCATTTACCACTCTCCTTTACTTGAGGTGTTATAAGCAAAGTGATTGTCTGACTGCAAGTGCACATACTATGGCTCAATGGTAAACTACATTTATCTCATTTGGATAGTGCCTCATGACTTATGACACGCTCTTTTCGTTGAAGTTTTAGACCAGACCATCCCAGTTGCAGCTCCATAcaatctcataaaaaaaaaaatgattagacACTTGCTACTGAGTCACAGATTTTATACGGCAAAAGCCACACCTAAAATCATCAACATGTATTAATCTGCAGCAGCCACTCAACCAcaattttttgaaggaaaatcaAGAAACTAAAATTCTTCATCCAATTTGGCTTAATCTAGCATTAGAAATTCTAATCAATATAGCATTTGGTATTTATGAATCAGCAACTACTGAGAACTGATTGCAGGCACAGATAGAGAAGGACATCAGCAATGTAACAATCCAAaaaaggcccaagccacatctgagtttgtatttcaaaattacTAGGTAAGGCTTCTATTGAAGCTCCTTGGAATCATTATGAACCATAAGAATTTCTCCCTCCCAAGTAATATGGGATCCCATTTACCACTCTCCTTTACTTGAGGTGTTATAAGCAAAGTGATTGTCTGACTGCAAGTGCACATACTATGGCTCAATGGTAAACTACATTTATCTCATTTGGATAGTGCCTCATGACTTATGACACGCTCTTTTCGTTGAAGTTTTAGACCAGACCATCCCAGTTGCAGCTCCATAcaatctcataaaaaaaaaatgattagacACTTGCTACTGAGTCACAGATTTTATACGGCAAAAGCCACACCTAAAATCATCAACATGTATTAATCTGCAGCAGCCACTCAACCAcaattttttgaaggaaaatcaAGAAACTAAAATTCTTCATCCAATTTGGCTTAATCATATAAATCCACCCCTTACAGAAGTTTCAAGAACATCCCATAGGAAGACAATATGATTATTTGTAGTCATTTATAAGGATCATGAAACCTTGAGTGACAAACACCAGTAACGATTATCAGCATGGATACAGATGTCCGATATAACAACCTCAAAAGCAGAATAGTAATTTTTGAAGCCAACATGAAGTTGATAGCcgaaattaaggaaatattaaTCTGGATAGGTTGACATGAAGTTGCTTCAAGGATAAGTGGAATGAATTTCAGTCCTAGCTGGAAATAATAACTGTAGAAGTCATAATAATTTGGCATTCTATGCAGAAAGCCTGCACATCAAGTGGAAAGGGTTTGTTGGTGATTAGTAAGACGATACCCACTTCTCTAACTGGTACAATAGCCTCTTGCTATCTGGATCATAGTCCTCTATTGCTTTGAAAAAGGTCCCATCCGCGATTTCACGTGCAGAGAAGGATAACTGAGTAGGCAGTCCACATTCCATTCTAGACAAGTTGGTCTCAGCTACTTCCGAAACAGATGGATAAGCATCAAACCCTGATAATAAAAGATGTAGGAAGCATGTGGGAATGATTACACTACTAACTGAATGAGACATGCATGAGTCTCAAAATTCTTACCACGGATTGAAGGAATTTCAATATTGATTATATTTGTCGCCAACCCAGAAAAGTTTGAACGGAATTCCTGCTCTTCGCAGTGATATGTTTGATGACCACGCCTGGTCACCCCAGAGAAATGTTTCCAATATGTATTATCTGCCCTACAGTACTTTGAAAAGGGCAACATCcataatgaagaagaaaatgaattgaACAACAACCGAGCTGTCCCCTGATACCTTGCAAGATGTACAATAAGCATGAGTTGGAACAGGCATCCTAGTTCAATATGGTAACCACATCAACCAAGATTGTACGTGGATGATGCACTTTCACAGTGTCTCAATCTCACTGAGAAGAAGAGTTCAGTCAATTGAGTTTCTTAAGACTGCCTGACCAGGTTCTAGTTGATTTAACTTTTGAAAGGGCACTGTAGGAActtctattttaaaagtatGATGCACTGTGCAGtaactaaaataatagaagaagATTAAAGTAGTAAATATTGATTTGCAAGGAAGCAAATACAATTACATATagaacaagtaaaaaaaatagacaaacaaGAGCACTGATAAGAAcagaatatgatatatatatatatatatattacttaaaaagaaaaagtaagaaCAGAATATTTTGAGATAGTCTGAAAATATGGAAGTAAAAGAGGTAACCTCAGAAACAGGAAGACCAAAAGTATCTCCAGAAAGTGTTGATTTTACCGTCTGAATTGAACCAAGAAGAGGAGCACCTgaaatcaagaaaacaaaaaggccACAAGAGCATCATCACAACTATCTCAAGCAACTAGAATTTTGAAGTAGATGGAATTTGATTCAAAGAGATTATACCAACAGCAAAATAGGCGTGAATGTGTTCATCCAGCCACTGCACATAATGTTTCGGAGGAATTTCTAGCTTTAACCACTCCAAAAAATAACGGAACACATTGTTACCCAGTGAATGGGCCAAGACGATAGAGGGACCACCACGGAGTTTAAGAGCAGTTTCGAATGTCAGTCtgcaaatttaaaatcaatatttggAAATTCTCAACATCCCAAAATTTACCAGTAAATGAATCTCACCCCAGCACAAACTGTAAAATCTAAGGAAATTGTTCAAAGCATGGGAATGCTATCCATTGTAACTTTAGCTTTGTACGTAGATTAAAGTCACAAGCGAAATTCCCCttctccttttctctctctctctcttgggggagggggggggggggttgattTGTTTACAGGAATCCATTCTGAGACAAGAATCATAGCTAGTAATTATAGTAGGCAGTACAAATGTTTAGGTTAAATACGAACTTTAACTTGTGAAAGTAAAGGTCTCGCTCCTCAAGCATTGATGGAGACAATCTCCAATCATATGGAACAGCAATAATTGCGTTAGCCTCAATACCAAACTCAATACACCACTTAATCCATTCTTTCCACACTGAAGAGAGAGGACCTGAAGACCacagaacaacaaaatttatttaagcaGGCCATACCGCCAGAAGATTAAAACATCTCCTGAATATCTTAATCTCAACAAACAGAAGAAGACCATAGTAAAAGAATTCAAAAGGCATACCCGTTATATAGCCTGGGTCCAGTTCAGTGATAGCAGAAAGACCACAGTCTGGCCTAGACTTGCATTCTGGATGATCCGTTTGATTGTAAGGATCGAGCCACATGCACTTAAGCCAGCAGTTGACAGCAGAAAGAAGCTGCAGGCAAAGGAATGCGATTTTCTCAGACTATGGATataaataagattatttcaactcactaaCGGCCCCTTTACCATCACTTATTTATATTCTTCGCAATTTCGCACGTATTTTTGTTGATATGCTAGCATAATAAACGCTGATAAACATAAATTAACTCTTTTATCCAACTAAACTAAAGCGTGACACAAAATGACGTACAGCGCGCATATTTAGTTCCTCAAAAAAAGCACCACAGTAACAATGCCATGCAAGCAATAATGCGATGCCAAAGAAGGATATTGAGACAAAAACGAGTGGAATTCATCAGATTTCCAATGCTACGGGAAAGGACAATGAAAAGAACAAATACATACTTTCGTGGTGTCGAGCCAGACCAAGTCGAGAGGGTTGAAGTCGAGAGGGGAATAGGGGCAGTCGAGGATGGACCAGGCGCGGAGCTGGGTGGAGGCGAAGCCGGGGATTATGATGCCAGAGAGCTTGGAGGAGTCGCCGGAGAATTGACCGGCGCTGGCGACGGAGcattggaggaggaggaggacgaggagaaGAGTGGCGGCTAGAgtagaaggagaaggagaaagagCTCTCATTTGGCTGTACGTTGTTTCTGTCTGTGAGGAAGGGGGAAGAATTAAGAAAGGCGAGAAAGCGGAGAAAGAGATTCTGAGATTATTGTCAGTCTTCTCGAGTTTTGACCGTCGGTTGGTTGTGGAACGTCGAACCATTTGGCCTCTTTTTGTGCCACGTtgtagtttatttatttatttatattttagaacaCATAATTTGTTTGTGAGTAATTGGTTTGTGGTAGTCGtgtacttaaaaagaaaaattgagatttattattaataaattaattttttaatataaattcatatttaaataaaaaataagtgcacatcatttacgtattttatgactataaatatcatttttcttttgaccTATTCCTCTCTCGAGTATTGATATTcacacaaaaaatttcaaaattatattttaaaataagtatatttttataaaatgatgttatttttatgatgtattttacaaaaatagttttcattttcaaatgttGTTGTGAAAAATAGTGTATTTATCTTTTTCCATTTTAGAGATACTACGATctacatcttataaaattaaatttataaattgacatgctttatattttattttattataaatatattcaacatatcacgttaatttataaatttatttttataaattaaatatttgaatttaatcGAATGGCATGTACAATGAAAAAACGTGATAGGAAAATAGAAGGTACTATATGCACATTAACTGAATTGCGTAGTGAATTTGTAgataacatatgatcaattcACAAATGAAATGTTGGTTtcgattaaaatattttgacctAGTTTGAAAAATAAGGATACACACACGCAAACATTTATCTTTGTATAGttttcctcaaaatcaattATGATTTTCATGGAGATTTATCCTTGTTTGATTTCAAgacgaaaataaaaaattttgaaaatctcttatcttataattacaactttttcaaattatcgtataaaataaaataaacaatttaaaattttcaaatcttaaaataaaaataatattaaaaaatatattttaataatattttaactttaatcttaactcatctgaTCTGATTtgatctcatctctaaaaataaatgagacttaatttcataatttgatATTGAAACTTCAAAATACCACCTAAGCTGAATTTTCTTAGATGGGGTGAGAATTGGATGAAAAATCAttaggaaaatacaaaaatttgacggagttgtttggattcagatgtgaattgagatgatttatgaatagtataataaaagttgaattatttattatattttatgtgaaaaattaaaaaagttattttgtgattgaaaaaattgaattatttattatattttgtgtgagaatttaagaaagttataatgatgagatgaaatgaattgaaatgaattgagttgagttgatgtgtattttaaatacaaacgagatctaaataaaagaaaagtcaAAAAACATCACTaatcatatatttgaaaaaatgggTATGTTGTCGTGTAATTTTGTCAATGCTAAGATGGGGTGTCCAATTAGAGATTTGATTTAAGGTTTAAACAAACAGATACATCACTAAAATTTATGACCCGCCAAAGAGTAATTGACTAAAATTCCATATCAATTTCTAGAACCATAGAAATGTCAAGGATTAAATagtatgaaagaatattataataacACGACAGAACTTTCGAAAATTTCGAGGTGCAAAATTTGAGTTAGGCAGCACGTGgcatgttttatatataatattaattatatatatatatatagtttttacttAGGTCAATAAGAAAGTTAAGTCAAAATGCAACGATCcgtattttatcttattattataattttatcaaatttatatataaaatataataaataatttaatttttaaaattttaaaataataataatattaaaattttatttaatttttaatttttatctaaaactatctcatctcatatcaataTCTAAACGGACctaaatgttttaattttatttttaagtactAAAATCAATAACGAAATCGTAGATGGACGAATGCTTTAaactattttgtaattaatttagaattctATATGAAATGGATGGTAATTTTGTAATAtcgaaatttaattttaataaattgatacGACTGCGTTGATTTGTTTTGTCCAAGGAATGAAGGAAACAGACAACCAAAGTGGTTGCCGTTTTGTTTAACGAAGAAACCAAAGCATTTGGCGCGAAACGACGACAGAGACTTCGAAACAATACCTTTCGACTAATTGTCGAGCTCACTTCATTTCCTCCGCTTCCAAGGTACCGATCGCGTTTGTTTGATGGGAGATAATTTTCCATGGATTCTTCTTCCAACCCTTCTACATTCCGATTCCGAGAGATGGAAAACTCAGCGCATTCCGACACTGGCTCCGACTTTTCATCCCTGTCCAGCCACTGTGCTGACGATTCCGATATACAGTCCATGGCTGGAAAGGCAttcttcctccctctccctctctctataaTTGACTTAAAAACTCCTAGATATACTTTCTGTGTGCCGAGAAAACTGTGGAAGACTAGAAATTTCGCCTTTTCTGGTTTGCCCAATGGCAAGGAATATGAAAGcaggaaaatttttatttgtttgcttAATTTGAGTATGCATGCCTAAATTCTAACCggtgtttttccttttttgcttGTGCTTTCGATTTCTTAGGGAATTAAGCATCTTTGTTCGGAGCTACTTGAGCTAAAGGAGGAATCCGTTGAAGATTTTCAAAGAAACGTCTTTTCCAATTACTCAGCCTTTGTTAGGTGATATTATTCAGCTAAATTTTGCTTCATCATCATATGATTATGCAGCGATATGCTCGAGCATCGCCCTTGTTTCATAAGACGACCCCACTGTCTGTGGATTGGCCTCTAGCAAAATTATAGCAAACGTTGTACTAACTTTAGCATTAAACCCTatgggttggctcaagtggtaaatgCGTTGGGCTCGAGGGTATGctcccaggtctaaggttcaaatttcCTTGGATGCAAATAATTTCTAGGAGCTATCAGATTAGAGAATTTTCCTCTTGAATTATCCAAGGTGCAATTGTaggaaactccttgctgaggATCTGTGTAcccgggattagttgggacgctGTTCTCAGACATCCggtgttaagaaaaaaaaactttagcaTTGCTCATAATATGATCATATAAAAGTCAATTTAGTTACTCGAGTATGGTGAACTGGTGTCCAAGATTGAGGTGATAATTTATAAGCAAGTACTAATGAGGTGTGCAATTACACGTGCAGAATATTTGAAGAAGTACGAGATGTTGAGAAGGAACTGGTGAAACTGAAAAACCATATTTCAACGCAAAAAGGGCTTGTGAAGGAACTTGTAGATGGTATATATCTAGAGGTTTTATCAGAGGAGACCATAGAATCAATTATAGAAGAACATGTTAACACTGATCCACCTGAGCCAAGTGAGTTAGAGTCTCACATTAATGATGTTTCAGAAACCCTGGATCTTCTTCTATCAGAAAACAGGATAGATGAAGCTCTGGCCAT carries:
- the LOC108995988 gene encoding phospholipid--sterol O-acyltransferase; the encoded protein is MRALSPSPSTLAATLLLVLLLLQCSVASAGQFSGDSSKLSGIIIPGFASTQLRAWSILDCPYSPLDFNPLDLVWLDTTKLLSAVNCWLKCMWLDPYNQTDHPECKSRPDCGLSAITELDPGYITGPLSSVWKEWIKWCIEFGIEANAIIAVPYDWRLSPSMLEERDLYFHKLKLTFETALKLRGGPSIVLAHSLGNNVFRYFLEWLKLEIPPKHYVQWLDEHIHAYFAVGAPLLGSIQTVKSTLSGDTFGLPVSEGTARLLFNSFSSSLWMLPFSKYCRADNTYWKHFSGVTRRGHQTYHCEEQEFRSNFSGLATNIINIEIPSIRGFDAYPSVSEVAETNLSRMECGLPTQLSFSAREIADGTFFKAIEDYDPDSKRLLYQLEKSYHGDPVLNPLTPWDRPPIKNVFCVYGIDSKTEVGYYFAPSGKPYPDNWIITDVIFEVEGSLFSRSGDLVEGNAGAASGDETVPYHSLSWCKNWLGPKVNITRAPQSEHDGSDIQVELNVEHHGEDIVPNMTRSTRVKYITFYEDSESIPGRRTAVWELDKANHRNIVRSPVLMREVWLQIWHDIHPDAKSNFVTKAKRGPLRDEDCYWDYGKARCAWPEYCEYRYVFGDVHLGQSCRVKNSSSDLKLHYL